A segment of the Ipomoea triloba cultivar NCNSP0323 chromosome 1, ASM357664v1 genome:
tatatgatttgtacTGTGGAGtgctatatgtatatattatccCAGATCTCTCTTAGCTATTTTCACTACCTTTTTCTTGGGAGCTAAACCAAGAAGTTGCAAGTGATGAGATATATATTAGTAGTGGATAATATATACAGACGAATCCAATCTTCTCCTTTGCTTTCACGTAAAGATAATTTGAGGAACTCAAAGAGATGAAAAGTTAGGGTAGATGTGGGTGTGCCATCCCAAAAGGGACCACGTCCTGCACTTTTCCCttgcctagctagctagctactcCAAGTTTGTGTACTTGTATTGTTTAGTAAATGTTATTTGCCTATATGGAAAATGTTAAAATCTCGTATTGGGAGCTAGCTAGACAAATTATCCTGCATGaagtattaatgtattattagtTGAGGCCAAAATATAACATGggtgatggtgtaaatgtaaactgggtacggatttacaccacgtgtgtttgattgagtatgatgtagtgtatggatcggtgtatggatgaatacagggagaaggggaaaggaagccatggcttccttcttggagaagaagagagaagaacgagagagagaggccgagaggcaagggatccccggatgccattacagtggagggtcaggtcctttatatagaaataggacctgacccttcaggaatataatattccccaaaggtcacttgccctttaacaatttctaagggacacccgaccttttaggggtacaacaatacacggactatacacattgtatttctacagtagtccctgggggtatttacccatcaatgGGTTTGGCAACCCCAATTCAGAAAACAGTTTCACAAATATTATGAATGAGTCATTTTCCCAgaaaatagtttaattttttagtgtttggttacCTTCTGGAAAACCGTGTCTtagtgtgtttggtttgttttctaaaaaattaagtagaattgtataattaaacattttaattattttatttagaatataaaaatatttataataaattaataacattaaatataattttatttatttgaaaaaacacCACTTGTTTTAGTTGGAAACCTTATTGTGAGTGtggtggaaaatgacttccgccaaattttAGCGAAGTGTCTCATAATTTGCTCCGTATATGTGTTTCATTCTTGGACTTCATTGATCCAGTTACTTAGTCGGGTCAACCCACTATGTATAAAAAGGCTGAAATGTCCTCATAATAAATAtcatttaaattgattttttgaatactactaactctattacaatgcagtatctgttcataacttcgtattgcctccactgaggctgaggctcgaacccaccacctcccgtataaataaaagggtttgatgccactggaccacaaggatGAATGTTGTAATAATACTTGAATCAATAGAGAATGAttatgtcataataatacttgAATCAATAGAGAATgttctaaaagaaaaaaaaactaaaagtaatATGACACTTACCACTCTAgaactaaaattataattaacttGCCCGCATGGGCAGTTCAATTGGGCACAAGGATGAAATTTGGGAGCAAAAATCAGGTAAGCAAGACATGGGGTTAGAGATTCAATTTTTTGGGACaaaaattagaattaactcataatttaaatatttagagTTTTAAACTGAAAATGAAAGATTTGTAGAAAGCCAAGCATAATGTGCATTGAAATACCATAATTGTGGGATTAAAATTGGAATAAATTCTTCCCATTCCAATCTTTGATCATCCAAGAGGTGAGAAAGAGAGCATTTAGTACGGAGGGCAATCTGGTCATTTAGCACTAAGAGTACAGATGGATAAAATGGTAATATAAGCAGATGAGGAATGGCAATTGAGTAAAGCAGTGATTAAACCGCATCCTATATAACAACACCACTCTTTCCGGTCTGCTCTATAAGTTGACATTCGGTCCAAGCTAATAGAGTTCAATTTCAccacttctttctttctttcttcgaATATTAGTCCCCTTTCTATCTTCCCAGAACTCAACAACCACCATGGCTATGGCTTTCAAGATGGTTAGTACTACCTTAACTTTCCGATGATTGGAATTTTGTGTAAATTATTAGTGATTAGTGATTAGTGATGATTATATATAATCTGTgtatttgtgtgtgtatgtataggCGACTACGGGGATGTGGGTAACTGATGAATGCAAAAACTCGTTCATGGAGATGAAGTGGAAGAAGGTGCACAGGTACATAGTTTTCAAGATTGATGAGAAGTCCAGGAAGGTCACCGTCGATAAGGTCGGCGGCGCCGGAGAAAGTTACGACGATCTCGCTGCTTCCCTCCCCAAAGACGATTGCCGATACGCGGTGTTTGATTTCGACTTCGTCACCGTCGATAATTGCCGGAAAAGCAAGATCTTCTTCATTGCCTGGTCCGATAGTCGCCGGAAAATCAAGATTCcggttttcttttttcaaattctGTTTTTGATCGAATgggttgaaattgaaattgaaattttgggTGGTTTGCAGGTCACCGGCGGAATCAAGAATTAGGGCAAAAATGCTGTACGCGACGTCGAAAGACGGGCTGAGGAGAGCACTGGACGGGATTCACTACGAGGTTCAGGCGACCGACCCGACGGAGATGGGGATGGATGTGATTCAGGAGAGGGTGAAGTAGATGAAGGGGAGCGGTCAAAAtcatcttttgtttttttttaaagcactATGATTAAATACGATAATAATAACTCCACTAAGTGTCCATGTTCTTCCTTAATTTTGTTGGCTACTACTTCATTCTCTTGTAAGATCTATCTATCTCTCTCTAATGTTGCCTCCTCAGCTTAATCCTCGTCCTAATCTTCTGTAATAATTGTCTTGTCTTTTTTCACCTAATTTAACCCCACATAATTATACCTTTCCTGTTTTCTCTTCTATCTACACGTCTGCTTCTTCTGCTTTTGTGTCAAACGGGATAAAGGTGCAGTGTTAACGTTGCTTTTAAGATTAATGCTCCACTAATCTCCAATTAATTAAGATTCTTTCTAAGCTGCCATTTCTATGCGCTATGGCAGACCATCAGTAAAATGGACTTTTACCTTGTCAGTggcaattgtaattttttaaagattacgACAAAAATTTGTTGTTACTGTTTAAAAATGTTcacaaactacacataaaaaGTAATTCTACTAATTTTAGTCTTCAAAAATTAAACTCGTAATCTTTTAAGTATTGAAATCATGTTTCACTGTATTAACAACTCTTTTTAAGTGTCAATTGTACTCATGCTTACTCGAGAAGAGGATAGGAGTTCAGTGGGATAGCTATGGTTCCATTATTAATAgaacattatattatacataaaataaatgCTCCATTATTTCCTTCCTTTCATAATTCATATGTTCCCTTGGTAATGCTACCAATCAAACATAGAATGGAAGAGAATCAGCATCTTTACCACATTATTTTAGAAAGAAAGGGGTGCCATTTTATTGacctactttaatttattttgtatttttcaataatgtcgtcatacatttataatttatagaATAGGATTACCACTTTTCAAAATTAaccaataaataaacaaaacattgAACCATTTTTTGAGATCTATActaattactagttttatacgcgcattgcacgaatgggttaatgcccaatgtttatatttaaataaatatttgaaagtatatcaatgcaagattatataggaaaaatttatacatgggtaattgaatgtcgaatttttttatttaaatatctaactcaaagtatatgaatccaatataatatagaaaattcattataattattactaaaataaatgtttgcaaccttgtaaaatcgatagtctaaatatttggtcttaaaatgatagtctaaataaatactacttttaatttgaatttttctaactgttcttaattctcttttgagtaacattgtcattgtcttcatctttactatttgttctcttcttttttgttggtagtgtgttatttgcaattcggttattgttggtagcatagatgacaacgtcatgtaatgagattatgatataggagctatggactttcttttaggtgttctgcttggggttcatttggttcaaccattattgttgaatgagttattgtggataaagaaatccctagtttaagaaaaaatattaaataaattaataaaaatttgaaatttaaaatattatgtattctaaagatattaaaatgtagtttctcgcttcaatttgctgggtaatgggttatttgagtactttcattgtcaacaaatcacccaagtagttaatatgattggtttcaaactattcttttttatttttttcatgatattaaagaaatacatatgtatcattttttggtgtaactactaatttatttaattcaataagagtaaaatagagtgattccgcttcaatttgttgggttattatttgagtactctctttgtcaaccaatccccaaatagttaatataattagcttcaaattatttaaaaaaacattcatagtattaataaaatactttttttttttttgaaaggagtattaataaaatacttggtaactaaatatataacattattttgtactataactttgatatttaattacaagatattgtaaaaataagataatggacaatgtaatgaatatcaattgataaatttgaatgtaaagaatctttgcatgagagaaaataaagacaatataactaatgaaattatttctcttatttattttaatattttgataatgaataattttttcaaataaaggtattgtagatacataattctaaattaaagaaatacatatgtatcattttttgttgtagctactaatttatttaatttaataagagtaaaatagagtgaaaaacttaattatgtcaatagtcaattccttttttggtcctagacttatagtggcaaagacaattttagtcctccataaaaaatttTACCATTTTTTGGACAGACTTATTGTAAcgaggacaattttggtccttcgactattatCTCGTTAGTTGACCGTCTACATGAGGGGCATTTGTGTCAATTCAGCTTATTCTCCTTCAAAACAACTTCACTGTATGTCTCTTTCATTCAACTAACATAATCTATCATATGCATAATTTAAAACACTGCAAATATGAAACTTGGGTCTTAAATATCTATCAAAACTCAAAATTTAAGCTGTCAATTCCCCAATAAACCAAAATTTAGTCACCTTTTCTCCTGAAAGAGCATCCCTCAGTCTGGGAGTTCCCACACACCACAACTGTCTTGGAGTGACTTAAAGCAGCCTTGGCACTTGACATCCATGGAGAAAGAGTTGGGAGACTACACGAGACGCTTGAgcttttgcttcttcttctcGAGCTCGACAGAAGGGTTCAACAAATCGATGGCGTTCGATAGAACCATTGTGTTGATGAACGAAATCCCTAGAACGCAAGCTAAGGATAAGTTAAAGTTCCGCTAGCCGGTGGGTCTGGAATTCGAGTTCCTGGGGAGAGGAATATTCCGGTGATGGCAGCGGCGGCGGCAGAGAACAAAATACAACGGCACTTTCTCGAACTCAATCCATTGCCAAAACCCTCCATATCCATCTTCCTCACCCACAATTCCCACCCAAATTCTTTCAATCAAAATTTCGATGCATCAATTTCAACCCTAGCCTTTGCAATGTTCGGCCATGTTATTCGATCTGTCACCGAATACAAAGCAAATACTCTGCCCACCGGCGCGCAAATACTAGAAATCATTTGAAGATTGAAAAGGTGAAATGGCAAATTAGGCAAATGgcaaatttcaattaaaaattagaaatcaTCCACCGCCTGTGCCAACTCTCCATTCCGGCGACCATCGTGCGAACTAGAGTCGAGCCCCCTCCACCATCACCTGATTTTTTCGTCAGAGTTCTTCAACAATCCTCCCATTCAACGATTCGATCTGCACATCTCCCTCCACGTGAAGAATCAATCAAAGCTTTGCCCAATGACACCTATTGGAAGTCTCGCCTTCGCAACATGCCCAACCAAGGTAAATCTCCTCTCAATCTCTGCTAAATTCTCCCATTCCTCTACTGATATTTTCACAATCGGATCTCCTTGATGTTGAATTTTCGAGATTACCTTCGGATTTCCAGAATCAGATTTCGTTTGAAACGCATATGCTCGATTATGGTCTACTGCTTCCCTCTTGATTTCTAGAAATAAATCATCCAGTCAACTATTCTTCCTCACCCACCACATTGAATGACATAAATGCCCCTCACGTAGACGGTCAACTAACGAGATAatagacggaggaccaaaattgtcctcgTCACAATGAGTCTATCCAAAAAATGGCAAATTTTTTTatagaggactaaaattgtctttgccactgtaagtctaggaccaaaaaaggaattgactcttATGTCAAATTtcattgggatgaggttcgaacctaagacctttcttatagaaattaatgggtaatttaaaagttaacggaatgttaacggaaaagagaatatttaacggaaaacttaacggataatcataaaagtaaggttaaattaggtaatctctattaataatattaatctgaattatcttaaccatctatttgattaaataattcatctgaaccatccatttgattaaataattt
Coding sequences within it:
- the LOC116015472 gene encoding actin-depolymerizing factor 5; this translates as MAMAFKMATTGMWVTDECKNSFMEMKWKKVHRYIVFKIDEKSRKVTVDKVGGAGESYDDLAASLPKDDCRYAVFDFDFVTVDNCRKSKIFFIAWSPAESRIRAKMLYATSKDGLRRALDGIHYEVQATDPTEMGMDVIQERVK